In the Thermodesulfovibrio yellowstonii DSM 11347 genome, one interval contains:
- a CDS encoding 6-carboxyhexanoate--CoA ligase — MRASKKENNIEKHISGAEGIYDYSQIERVLKQLFKRAFEHSKGKPDKVVITVERINEEIQTVSALPVNTFFTNSPEEAFCLISEKLSSIGISDKALFSAFEVIKKYPMRGATLIDSITGERLERDKTRGIRVSRIHMDKRKRMKLIRQIKNLSTQPQRVIEAITIASKVASYPEVVAELCISDNPDYTIGYIASRDLGYLRITNIKNKGETIGGRAFFVKTPCDIEKLTNYLERKPVLVI; from the coding sequence ATGAGAGCATCTAAAAAAGAAAATAATATAGAAAAACATATCTCTGGAGCAGAGGGGATATACGATTATTCACAGATTGAGAGAGTTTTAAAACAACTTTTTAAAAGAGCTTTTGAACATTCAAAAGGCAAGCCAGATAAGGTTGTGATTACAGTAGAGAGAATAAATGAGGAGATTCAGACAGTCTCTGCGCTTCCTGTAAATACATTTTTCACTAACTCTCCAGAAGAAGCTTTTTGTCTAATAAGTGAAAAGCTAAGCTCCATAGGTATTTCTGATAAAGCTTTATTTTCAGCCTTTGAAGTAATAAAAAAATATCCAATGAGAGGAGCTACTCTTATAGATTCAATTACAGGAGAGCGATTGGAAAGAGATAAAACAAGAGGCATTAGAGTATCCCGAATTCATATGGATAAGAGGAAAAGAATGAAACTTATAAGGCAAATTAAAAATCTCTCAACGCAGCCTCAAAGAGTAATTGAGGCTATTACAATTGCCTCTAAGGTCGCATCATATCCTGAAGTAGTTGCAGAACTATGCATTTCTGATAATCCAGATTATACTATAGGATACATTGCATCAAGAGATTTAGGATATTTAAGAATAACAAATATAAAAAATAAGGGCGAAACTATTGGAGGAAGGGCATTTTTTGTTAAAACTCCCTGTGATATTGAAAAATTAACAAATTATCTTGAAAGAAAACCTGTGTTAGTAATATGA
- a CDS encoding diacylglycerol/lipid kinase family protein, whose product MRYDKVFLIGNPIAGGGGALKRIEKAQEILRQRGIHFETLLTKKRGDAEHFAKKIKENHSGKILVIVAGGDGTYNEVVNGLAFSQIPMAILPMGTTSVLAKELKIPKNIEKAVEIAVAGKTQRVHLGIIENQQKQRLFILMAGVGFDGMAVFGVNPQKKKYLRKIAYILSGIKTLFKYTPTELIVNNSEPKKAYSAVVCKASCYGGNFKIAPDANLTDPCLYTFLSKTKSRIGLIFQILGILFGFHLKMKNTDYFKTENLNISGDAHIQIDGDYFGKTPAEIKVIKNALTLVFPFQT is encoded by the coding sequence ATGAGGTATGATAAAGTTTTTCTTATAGGAAATCCCATTGCTGGTGGAGGAGGAGCTCTAAAGAGGATAGAAAAAGCACAGGAAATCCTCAGACAAAGGGGTATTCACTTTGAAACGCTTCTTACCAAAAAGCGAGGTGATGCAGAGCATTTTGCTAAAAAAATAAAGGAAAATCATAGTGGCAAAATTCTTGTTATTGTAGCAGGTGGAGATGGAACATATAATGAAGTTGTAAATGGACTTGCCTTTTCTCAGATTCCAATGGCAATTCTTCCAATGGGAACAACTTCAGTGCTTGCAAAAGAGTTAAAAATTCCGAAAAATATAGAAAAGGCAGTTGAGATAGCAGTTGCAGGTAAAACTCAAAGGGTTCATCTTGGCATTATAGAAAATCAACAAAAACAAAGACTTTTTATTCTTATGGCAGGAGTTGGTTTTGACGGAATGGCTGTATTTGGAGTAAATCCGCAAAAAAAGAAATATCTCAGAAAAATCGCTTATATTTTAAGTGGTATTAAAACATTATTTAAATATACACCCACTGAACTTATAGTGAATAATTCAGAACCCAAGAAAGCATATAGTGCTGTTGTATGCAAAGCATCATGTTATGGAGGAAACTTTAAAATTGCACCTGATGCAAATTTAACAGATCCTTGTTTATATACATTTCTATCAAAAACCAAATCCAGGATAGGGCTTATTTTTCAAATATTAGGAATATTATTTGGTTTTCATCTTAAGATGAAAAATACTGATTATTTTAAAACTGAAAATTTAAACATTTCAGGTGACGCTCATATTCAGATAGATGGTGATTATTTTGGGAAGACTCCAGCAGAAATTAAAGTCATAAAGAATGCACTTACCCTTGTTTTTCCTTTTCAAACATAA
- a CDS encoding flagellar motor protein MotB — protein MADKSKTTIIVKKIKKGHEAHHGGSWKVAYADFTTAMMAFFLLLWLLSMLDPVKRAAIADYFRYFNLLESGQSFMQQSSAIQQEVKTSVQESTPSETRAKRFEEQFKKTIEEKLKELKDHIMIDTVEGGVRIQIVDLEGEPMFPLSSAEPTEKAREILKVVAENIKDEPARVAVEGHTDAVPFRGGKTTNWELSTARASSARREIERYGVAPEKIARVVGYADTLPLIKDDPKDPRNRRISIILMFEKEKQG, from the coding sequence GTGGCAGATAAATCCAAAACAACAATTATAGTTAAAAAAATTAAAAAAGGGCATGAAGCCCATCATGGCGGAAGTTGGAAAGTTGCCTATGCTGACTTTACAACAGCTATGATGGCTTTCTTTTTGCTTTTATGGTTACTTTCAATGCTTGATCCTGTTAAAAGAGCTGCAATTGCTGATTATTTTAGATACTTCAATCTTTTAGAATCTGGACAGTCATTTATGCAGCAGTCCTCAGCAATTCAACAAGAAGTTAAAACATCAGTTCAAGAATCAACACCATCAGAGACGCGTGCCAAAAGATTTGAAGAACAATTTAAAAAGACAATAGAGGAAAAACTTAAAGAACTAAAAGACCATATAATGATAGACACAGTTGAAGGAGGCGTGAGGATTCAGATTGTTGATCTTGAAGGTGAACCAATGTTTCCTCTTTCATCTGCTGAACCCACTGAAAAAGCTCGTGAAATTTTAAAGGTGGTTGCAGAAAACATAAAAGATGAACCAGCACGTGTGGCAGTAGAAGGACATACAGATGCTGTGCCATTCAGGGGAGGTAAAACAACAAACTGGGAACTTTCAACAGCAAGAGCATCTTCAGCAAGAAGAGAAATTGAAAGATACGGAGTTGCACCAGAAAAAATTGCAAGGGTTGTTGGTTATGCTGATACACTACCTTTAATAAAGGACGATCCCAAGGACCCAAGAAACAGAAGAATCAGCATTATACTTATGTTTGAAAAGGAAAAACAAGGGTAA
- the motA gene encoding flagellar motor stator protein MotA: MLVVIGGLVVLGSIVGGYLLEKGNLSVLFQPAEVLIIFGAAIGALVIASPPHVLRGVIKGTITTITGAKGYSKRDYMDTLLLLSELFTKIRKEGLISIEQDVEEPENSTIFSKYPKFLKNHHAMALLTDTLRTVMTTTVSPYELESILDSEIETLHETESGPVRNLLTIADSLPGLGIVAAVLGVVLTMGKMKEPPEVIGHSVGAALVGTFMGVLMCYGFVGPLAKRLEASVNHEKEYLQIIKAALVAFVSGSAPQIAVEFARRTIPPHLRPTFHELEEEIRALKSGR; this comes from the coding sequence ATGCTTGTAGTAATCGGTGGATTAGTTGTTTTAGGCAGTATAGTTGGTGGTTATCTTCTGGAAAAAGGTAACCTTTCTGTACTTTTTCAACCCGCTGAAGTTCTTATAATATTCGGTGCTGCTATAGGTGCACTTGTGATAGCCTCTCCCCCTCATGTATTAAGAGGAGTAATAAAAGGGACAATTACCACAATTACAGGCGCAAAAGGTTATTCAAAAAGAGACTATATGGATACACTACTCCTTTTAAGTGAACTTTTTACAAAAATTAGAAAAGAAGGACTTATATCAATTGAACAGGATGTAGAAGAACCAGAAAATAGCACTATCTTTTCTAAATACCCAAAGTTTCTGAAAAATCATCATGCAATGGCACTTCTCACAGATACTCTGAGGACAGTAATGACAACAACTGTTTCTCCATACGAACTTGAAAGTATTCTTGATAGTGAAATTGAAACATTGCATGAAACAGAATCAGGACCTGTAAGAAATCTTCTTACTATTGCTGATAGCCTTCCAGGACTTGGAATTGTTGCAGCAGTCTTAGGAGTTGTTTTAACAATGGGCAAAATGAAAGAACCTCCTGAAGTTATAGGACACTCTGTAGGAGCTGCACTTGTTGGAACATTTATGGGAGTGTTAATGTGCTATGGATTTGTTGGTCCGCTTGCAAAACGCCTTGAAGCAAGTGTAAATCACGAAAAGGAATATCTACAAATAATTAAGGCAGCACTTGTAGCGTTTGTGAGTGGCTCTGCTCCTCAGATTGCTGTTGAGTTTGCTCGCAGAACTATACCTCCCCATTTAAGACCTACATTCCATGAATTAGAAGAAGAAATAAGGGCTTTAAAGAGTGGCAGATAA
- a CDS encoding PilZ domain-containing protein yields the protein MGNMEETYQRMREFSRVDAVIPLGVRLISSEEKPRIKARISGEINFARPPLDEPADKALAEWIKMINSKLDYLINLWSFKEEGFSSLATTEVNISGGGMSFVSDLSYNKGDILELKAVLESPSPVALFLYGEVVKCEMINNAYRVAVKFINIEEDIRDYIIRFVFHRQRQLLRQKREI from the coding sequence ATGGGAAATATGGAAGAAACATATCAAAGAATGAGAGAGTTTTCAAGAGTGGATGCTGTTATCCCTCTTGGAGTAAGATTAATTTCTTCTGAAGAAAAACCGAGAATAAAGGCAAGAATCTCTGGAGAAATTAATTTTGCCCGTCCTCCTCTTGATGAACCAGCGGATAAAGCACTGGCAGAATGGATAAAAATGATTAATTCAAAGCTTGATTATCTTATCAATCTCTGGAGCTTTAAAGAAGAAGGTTTTTCATCTTTAGCAACAACTGAAGTAAATATAAGTGGGGGTGGAATGAGTTTTGTCTCTGATTTATCCTATAACAAAGGAGATATCCTTGAATTGAAAGCAGTTCTTGAATCACCTTCTCCTGTGGCATTATTCCTTTACGGAGAAGTTGTAAAATGTGAAATGATAAATAATGCTTACAGAGTAGCTGTAAAATTTATCAATATAGAGGAGGATATCAGAGACTACATTATAAGATTTGTTTTCCACCGCCAAAGACAGTTACTCAGACAAAAAAGGGAAATATAA
- a CDS encoding OmpA/MotB family protein translates to MRVRKRNNNNEEENVHRWLISYSDFLTLLFTFFVALYALSSVDVTKAEKMTSSLRKVFKVIDEPVSFEEDRNKAIIEDLRKLLNDISGINIKSDARGIVITLPDSLLFSSGSAELKPESTDALTRIAEKLKELPGKVAIEGHTDNIPISSSVYKSNWELSAARASSVLHFLLQRGLSPDRFLIAGYGEYKPVATNDTDEGRAKNRRVELIILR, encoded by the coding sequence ATGAGAGTTAGAAAAAGAAACAACAATAATGAAGAGGAAAATGTACATCGCTGGCTTATATCATATTCTGATTTTTTAACTCTTTTATTCACTTTTTTTGTTGCTCTTTATGCTCTATCTTCAGTTGATGTGACAAAGGCAGAAAAAATGACAAGTTCTTTAAGAAAGGTCTTCAAGGTTATTGATGAACCTGTCTCATTTGAAGAAGATCGTAATAAAGCAATTATTGAAGACCTCAGAAAACTTTTAAATGATATTTCAGGTATAAATATAAAGTCAGATGCAAGAGGCATTGTAATAACCCTGCCTGATTCACTTCTATTCAGTTCAGGTTCTGCTGAGCTAAAGCCTGAATCCACTGACGCACTTACAAGAATTGCTGAGAAATTAAAAGAACTTCCAGGGAAAGTGGCAATAGAGGGACATACCGATAATATTCCCATTAGTTCTTCTGTTTATAAATCAAACTGGGAATTGTCAGCAGCAAGAGCGTCATCAGTACTTCATTTTTTATTACAACGAGGACTTTCTCCAGATAGATTTTTGATTGCCGGATACGGAGAATACAAACCTGTAGCTACTAATGATACTGATGAAGGAAGAGCAAAAAATAGAAGAGTTGAACTTATTATATTGAGGTAA
- a CDS encoding flagellar motor protein, producing the protein MDLIALLGLIIGIGAVIAGNIAEGGTTAHLIQAAAAIIVFGGTFGAVILSFPFKDIVTAFMSLKFIFLSRKVNFDETIDTILDLLVIARKRGLLALQEELDRIDDSFLRRGITYVIDGVSPNIIKESLNQEIYAYEEIIKRAAKVYDSAGGYAPTIGIIGAILGLIHVLKNVADPSKIGIGIATAFVATIYGVGSANLIFIPIAKRIVNKLEDEILLMELMIEGILGIEAGMNPYFLRAKLESFVRERQKERI; encoded by the coding sequence ATGGATTTGATAGCACTACTTGGCTTAATTATAGGTATCGGTGCAGTTATTGCTGGTAATATAGCTGAAGGAGGCACAACGGCACATCTCATTCAGGCAGCTGCAGCTATTATCGTATTTGGTGGAACATTTGGAGCTGTTATTTTAAGTTTCCCGTTTAAAGATATTGTTACAGCATTTATGAGCTTAAAATTTATATTCCTGAGTAGAAAAGTTAATTTTGATGAGACTATTGATACCATCCTTGATTTATTAGTTATAGCCAGAAAAAGAGGATTATTAGCTCTTCAAGAAGAGTTGGATAGAATTGATGATTCATTTTTAAGAAGAGGTATTACTTACGTAATTGATGGAGTCTCTCCGAACATTATTAAAGAATCACTTAATCAGGAAATCTATGCATATGAAGAAATTATAAAGAGAGCTGCTAAGGTTTATGATTCTGCCGGGGGATATGCACCGACAATTGGTATTATTGGAGCTATTTTAGGACTTATTCATGTTCTTAAAAATGTTGCAGATCCATCAAAAATCGGCATAGGAATAGCAACAGCCTTTGTTGCAACTATTTACGGAGTTGGTTCAGCAAATCTTATATTTATTCCCATTGCAAAAAGAATAGTTAATAAACTTGAAGATGAAATTCTTCTTATGGAACTCATGATTGAAGGCATATTGGGCATTGAGGCAGGTATGAATCCATACTTTTTAAGAGCAAAGCTTGAGTCATTTGTCAGGGAACGTCAAAAGGAAAGAATATGA
- the miaA gene encoding tRNA (adenosine(37)-N6)-dimethylallyltransferase MiaA: MKRKIVILLGPTGVGKTELSIKIAKLLNAEIISSDSMQIYKYMDIGTAKPTLEQRKEVIHHMIDIVNPWDYFSTGAYIEIVKEVIEKIFEREKIPLVVGGTGLYLRAMTEGIFEGPDADWNLRMELMNKERDNPGFLYNLLKEIDPIKADKIYPSDLRRILRALEVFFKEKKQISELQEKLTKPLSYNFIKIGVTRERKELYRIIEERVDKMICSGLIEEVRNVLTLIKRNATSLSPLPALQAIGYKEIAGCLADLYSIDEAVRLIKKRTKMYAKRQFTWFRKEKDIMWFDISGRHDFEIIAEQIYSALSEILHK, encoded by the coding sequence ATGAAAAGAAAAATTGTTATACTTTTAGGTCCTACAGGTGTAGGTAAAACCGAGCTTTCAATAAAAATTGCTAAACTTTTAAATGCTGAGATAATAAGTTCAGATTCAATGCAAATATATAAATATATGGATATTGGTACAGCAAAACCTACATTAGAACAAAGAAAGGAAGTCATACATCATATGATTGATATTGTTAATCCATGGGATTATTTCAGCACAGGTGCATATATTGAAATAGTTAAAGAAGTTATAGAAAAAATTTTTGAAAGAGAAAAGATTCCTCTGGTTGTTGGAGGAACAGGTCTTTATCTCAGAGCAATGACTGAAGGAATTTTTGAAGGTCCTGATGCTGATTGGAATTTAAGAATGGAGTTAATGAATAAGGAAAGAGATAATCCGGGTTTTCTTTATAATCTTCTGAAAGAAATTGATCCTATAAAAGCAGATAAAATCTATCCTTCTGATTTGAGAAGAATTCTCAGAGCATTGGAGGTATTTTTTAAGGAAAAAAAGCAGATAAGTGAATTACAAGAGAAATTAACCAAACCTTTGTCTTACAATTTCATAAAAATTGGCGTGACTCGGGAAAGAAAAGAATTATACAGAATAATTGAAGAAAGAGTTGATAAAATGATTTGTTCAGGTTTAATTGAAGAAGTTAGAAATGTTTTAACTTTGATAAAAAGAAATGCTACTTCGTTGTCTCCTCTTCCTGCCTTGCAGGCAATTGGATACAAAGAAATAGCAGGTTGTCTTGCAGATTTATACTCTATTGATGAAGCAGTAAGGCTTATAAAGAAAAGAACAAAAATGTATGCAAAAAGACAATTTACATGGTTCAGAAAAGAAAAAGATATTATGTGGTTTGATATCTCAGGAAGGCATGATTTTGAAATAATTGCAGAGCAAATTTATTCTGCTTTATCAGAAATTTTGCATAAATAG
- the rpsP gene encoding 30S ribosomal protein S16, producing the protein MVRIRLMRLGAKKKPFYRVVVADAKARRNGPFIEIIGTYNPKTDPPEVNLNMERVNYWIDKGAQPSDTVKKLIERVSA; encoded by the coding sequence TTGGTTAGAATAAGACTAATGAGATTGGGAGCAAAAAAGAAGCCTTTCTACAGAGTTGTTGTGGCTGATGCAAAAGCCCGAAGGAATGGACCTTTTATTGAGATTATTGGAACATATAATCCTAAAACAGACCCGCCAGAAGTTAACCTGAATATGGAAAGGGTTAATTACTGGATTGACAAGGGTGCACAGCCTTCGGATACTGTAAAAAAGTTGATTGAACGCGTTTCTGCTTAA
- a CDS encoding KH domain-containing protein gives MKTLIETMAKSLVDKPEEVKVTEIEGEKTTVYELRVAPSDLGKVIGKQGKTARAMRTILGAAGTKVGKRCVLEILE, from the coding sequence ATGAAGACACTCATTGAGACAATGGCTAAGTCACTGGTTGACAAACCAGAGGAGGTTAAGGTTACTGAGATTGAGGGTGAAAAAACAACTGTTTATGAACTCAGAGTTGCTCCAAGCGATCTTGGTAAGGTTATCGGAAAACAGGGTAAAACTGCAAGGGCTATGAGGACAATCTTAGGCGCAGCTGGAACAAAAGTTGGCAAAAGATGCGTCCTTGAAATCTTAGAATAG
- the trmD gene encoding tRNA (guanosine(37)-N1)-methyltransferase TrmD, with protein MIFEVLTIFPEFIECYLKHGIVGRALNRGIAQVKVYNLRDFTTDKHKKVDDYPYGGGAGMVMQIEPFSNAIKHIKSDGKKRKIILLSPQGKRFNQKLALEFTREEAVLTFICGRYEGIDERIKSFIDEEISIGDYVLSGGELPALVIIDSIVRLLPGALGDELSSEEDSFMKGFLDYPHYTRPEEFEGMRVPEILLSGDHKKIALWRRREALRTTFQKRPDLLKNLSQEDMKILKELCSEINKKILEDAHEPVNN; from the coding sequence ATGATATTTGAAGTTTTGACCATATTTCCTGAATTTATTGAATGCTACTTGAAGCATGGCATTGTTGGAAGGGCTTTAAACAGAGGGATTGCTCAGGTGAAGGTTTATAATTTAAGGGATTTTACAACAGATAAGCATAAAAAAGTTGATGACTACCCCTATGGTGGCGGAGCAGGCATGGTTATGCAGATAGAGCCTTTTTCTAATGCCATAAAGCACATAAAAAGCGATGGGAAGAAGAGGAAGATAATTTTACTTTCTCCTCAGGGAAAGAGATTTAATCAAAAATTAGCTCTGGAGTTTACAAGGGAAGAGGCTGTATTGACCTTTATCTGTGGAAGATATGAGGGAATTGATGAGAGAATTAAGTCTTTCATTGACGAAGAAATATCTATTGGTGATTATGTTTTAAGTGGTGGAGAACTGCCAGCATTGGTTATAATAGATAGTATTGTAAGATTGCTACCCGGAGCACTGGGAGATGAGCTTTCATCAGAAGAGGATTCTTTTATGAAAGGTTTTTTGGATTATCCACATTATACAAGACCTGAGGAGTTTGAAGGAATGAGAGTGCCTGAGATTCTTTTAAGTGGAGACCATAAAAAAATAGCTCTCTGGAGAAGAAGGGAAGCTTTGAGAACTACCTTTCAAAAGAGACCTGACTTGTTGAAGAACTTATCTCAAGAGGATATGAAAATTCTAAAGGAGCTTTGCTCTGAAATAAATAAAAAAATTCTGGAGGATGCCCATGAACCAGTTAATAATTAG
- the rplS gene encoding 50S ribosomal protein L19, producing the protein MNQLIIRAIEERFKKSNIPDFKPGDTVKVHVKVKEGDKERIQVFEGVVIARRGGGLRETFTVRKISFGVGVERVFPLHSPIIDKIELVRRGDVRRAKLYYLRTKKGKEAKVKEKTDYQKA; encoded by the coding sequence ATGAACCAGTTAATAATTAGAGCCATAGAGGAAAGATTTAAAAAGTCTAATATTCCTGATTTTAAACCTGGTGATACCGTAAAAGTTCATGTAAAGGTTAAAGAGGGAGACAAAGAGAGAATTCAGGTATTTGAGGGAGTTGTAATTGCCCGTAGAGGCGGAGGATTAAGGGAGACCTTTACAGTAAGAAAAATCTCCTTTGGAGTAGGTGTAGAACGTGTATTTCCTCTTCATAGCCCTATAATTGACAAAATTGAACTGGTAAGAAGAGGAGATGTAAGAAGAGCAAAACTCTATTATCTGAGAACAAAGAAGGGTAAAGAGGCAAAGGTTAAAGAAAAAACAGACTATCAAAAGGCATGA
- a CDS encoding ribonuclease HII, with product MSLFAFDESFRLQGYNLIAGIDEAGRGCLAGPVVAACVSFRDSVFIEGIKDSKELSHEQRESLFQEIIKHAFVGIGIVDVDLIDRVNILEATRLAMMEAFENLGREIELLLIDAVELPALKVDQKALIKGDRKSASIASASIVAKVTRDRIMRQYHEAYPMYGFDKHKGYGTKEHLNALKKFGPCPIHRKSFSPVRELMLF from the coding sequence ATGAGCCTTTTTGCTTTTGATGAGTCTTTTCGGCTTCAAGGTTATAACTTAATTGCAGGAATTGATGAAGCTGGAAGAGGATGTCTTGCTGGACCTGTTGTCGCAGCATGCGTAAGTTTCAGGGATAGTGTTTTTATTGAAGGCATAAAGGATTCAAAGGAACTCAGTCATGAGCAAAGAGAAAGCCTTTTTCAAGAAATAATTAAGCATGCCTTTGTAGGCATTGGCATAGTTGATGTAGATTTGATTGATAGAGTTAATATTCTTGAAGCAACTCGTCTTGCAATGATGGAGGCATTTGAAAATCTCGGCAGAGAAATAGAGCTTTTATTAATAGATGCCGTAGAGTTACCGGCATTAAAAGTAGACCAAAAAGCCCTAATAAAGGGAGACCGGAAAAGCGCCTCAATAGCCTCTGCAAGCATTGTAGCGAAAGTAACAAGGGATAGAATAATGAGGCAGTATCATGAAGCCTATCCAATGTATGGTTTTGATAAACACAAGGGATACGGCACAAAAGAACATCTAAATGCCCTGAAAAAATTCGGTCCCTGCCCAATTCATAGAAAAAGTTTCTCACCTGTAAGAGAGTTAATGTTATTCTAA